CAGATATCCAATCAGAAGGTTTATAGCGAAGTGTGATTCATGTCACCGACCACCCAATGACGATCCGCTCCTGCTCCATCCCTCATTAGCATAGGGTGACGCCGCTCCCTATATAATCCGCGCTCCGACTCCACGCTGGTCACTTCCGTGTTTGAAATCCACCGAGGAAATGCCTGATCCTGCGAAAACCAAAGATGCTGTAGGAGCTTTGCCGAAAACAGCCGCCAAGAAGGAAACAGCCGCCAAGAAGGGCGCAAAGAAAGCTTTGCCGAAATCCGCAGTCAAAGGGGGCAAGAAGCGCAGGAGGTCAAGGAAGGAGAGTTACTCCATCTACATCTACAAAGTGATGAAGCAGGTTCACCCGGATACCGGCATCTCCTCCAAGGCCATGGGCATCATGAACTCGTTCGTGAACGATATTTTCGAGCGTATCGCGGGCGAGGCTTCCCGCCTGGCGCATTATAACAAGCGGGCGACCATCAGCTCCCGAGAGATTCAGACCGCCGTGCGACTGCTTCTTCCCGGGGAGCTGGCCAAACACGCCGTGTCAGAAGGGACAAAGGCGGTGACCAAGTACACCAGTTCCAAATAAAGATCCACACATTGTTGAGAAAACACCCAAAACCCAacggctcttttaagagccacccACATTTTCGCAGAAAGAGTTGTACTAATGTTTCGACATTGAATCGCAGCAGAATTGTTTCAGGATATTTTTGTTTGGCGAATTATTTCACATTCTGTTTAGTGATTAAATGTTCCGATGTACGCGGGATATTCCCGGTATCCATGTTGCGTTCCTGTCCATCAAACAAGTAAAACTCACGTCAGCTTGTCCCAGTCATCATAAGccagagtcagaagaagggtttcgacccgaaacgttgcctatttccttcgctccacagatgttgcttcacccgctgagtttctccagcatttttgtctacccagccATCATAAGTTATGCCCACGGCCAGCCGATTAGTGCTGTAGTTGCTGTTTTATTGTCTTCATCTCTAAGTGTACTGAATTGCATTTCCACTCGGCAATTCGTCCAGTCTTTCAAGGAGGAACATTTCAGTCGCCCATATTCCGATTTTTGTGAAAATGAACCAGACGATAATCCGACACCGTTTACATAGTGACCGATCGCTAATTGATGCCGAGGATCATTTTTTGTAATCGGTTACCGGCCCAAATAAATCGTAAATTAAATGTGTTGTGCTGTATTGCCCGGGGTTCAAGGTGGTCAacaatcaagagtatttaattgtcctatGTATCGTgtgcggaacaatgaaattcttactcgcagcagtaTAATTAACATCTTAACGCAATGCGCTTACATAAAAAATGATAATCAAAAAAGCAATGATTATGTGATGTAGCAAATTGTAttgacatacagatttatagttTGGCGGCTATTTCAAAGTTCGAGTTTTGGAGGGACTGGCAGTTATTTTCAGCGCTTTTCTGTTGTGGGTTATGATTGGTAGATAAAACATTTCTGTGATTGGGTCATTCTTCACACCAATGAGATCATGTCCTTTTTCACCAATCACCAGCGGGTCTCTGGATTCCTCAAACAGGTATAAGAAAGGCGAGTCTGTGATCATTTTCTCATTCTGCGTGTACAAAACATCAGGAGATGTCTGGACGAGGAAAAACCAGCGGCAAAGCTCGGGCCAAGGCCAAGTCTCGCTCGTCCCGGGCTGGTCTGCAGTTCCCGGTCGGTCGTGTTCATAGGCACTTGAGGAAAGGCAACTATGCTCAGCGGGTGGGTGCAGGAGCCCCTGTCTATCTGGCTGCTGTGCTCGAGTATCTGACGGCTGAAATCCTCGAGCTGGCCGGCAACGCGGCCCGGGACAACAAGAAGAGCCGCATCATCCCCAGACATCTGCAGCTGGCCGTTCGCAACGACGAGGAGCTCAACAAGCTGCTGGGAGGGGTGACCATCGCTCAGGGCGGTGTGTTGCCCAATATCCAGGCCGTGCTGTTGCCCAAGAAAACCGGCGCAGCGGGCAAGTAAGCGAGAGAAACTCAACATAGTGACCCAAAGGCTCTTTTCAGAGCCACTCACCATGTCTGTGGAAGGGCTGTTCATCGATTATGTTTAGTGCGGGACAATTGTTTCTTGTTGTCGAAAACCGACTGCACATTGAGTTGTCTAcacggtggcggagcggtagaccaactgccttacaatgccagagacccttgttcgatcccgactacgggcgcttccCTGTACAcaatgtgtacgttctccccgtttcctcccgcactcaaaAGACGTcctgggttgtaggttaattggtttgatataaatgtttaaaaatatatgtTTTTCAAACACTAATCATTTGTAGAATAGTGTTTTTGTGtgaggatcgctagtcggtgcggactcgctggaccgaagggtcagtttccgcgttgtacctcaaaactaaacatgaaacagCGGTTGGCTGATGCGGGAAGATACATTTAAGCAGATATTCCTCAGAACATTGGCAGCGACCTACAGTAAGAGATCCTCCTCGAAACCAACTCCGTTTCCCTCTCACCTACAGAACAATTAATGCAGCAACACTAACATCGACTCAAGGTTTCTCCGAAAACAGTACTAATATCCAGCCTCGGGCAGTGCTGAACTCCGTCAGTTTCGCTAGAGGATCAGTAAATCCGCACCGCATACGATTTATGGGGACATTAAAATCGATATAAATTGATGGAAATGATATTATGATAACATTTGCCTCTGTTCTTGTTTGCACTGAAATTGACCGGCAATCACACTGCAGTCTTTTCTCCGATTGactgagctctgaccgccggagagaggagagaagcagCGAGAGCTAGTATTGGCTGGAAGTAAGTGAGTCAaagggaaagaagatttaaaaagagcgcCAAAGGCCCAGGTTCAAGTTATTTACTAATTAGCCGTAAATTAGTGAAttaggtgtgtgtgtctgtctgtctgtctgtctgaagtggagggtgtgtgtgtaatcaacaaatagtacaaataatatagtatttcgttatgtttaatagcctgatggctgtcagggagaagctgttcttcaatgtggatgttacagttttcagtttacaaaagttggactccagaagtcgggcataagtCAGCCCACAAGCTGTGATTCAGTCTGaaagtccagaggccatgagttggtcagtcagtccagagaccatgagttagtcccaaggcagtgagtccagaggccatgagtgggtcactcactgccccccccccccccactagcatccccacctcaagacgctgccctccgcctagCTATAGGATGCTCCCCCTCTTGAAGCCGCCCCCATCTCTCGCTGCAGgacaccccctccctcatcagcccacgagagcccccgcctgaagccgttcccctctcctcggctgcaggacgtttgccacccccggggtggaagattgcaaccttcacgtggtccgccctgtttcgactaatgcaatcaactcgacgtgcacaaacagaagatcaaataggacaagttgtcctacaactttaggctgtgcacacaacAGGAAAGAAGAAgccatcccccaccccaccccgacagccccgcctcaaaaaaatgttttgcacaaaatcttcagtgagtccagaggattgagaattacaacaaattacaaccgctcaatctctctatattaaaattgtctctatttttttaatcaacagcaaatagccatcaagaggcagcagaacacaacaagaaataacaaTCATTCTCATCtttaattgttcttatattttaagagtaattcacaatttaaactttaataaatcatttttccacttttcatgcatgcgtgttcttcatcacaatgggaacctaataggcaggaatggctgctctgtgggagatccgctaagagtgcatggggggaggttgtagggagatggactgaatgtgtggggggaaggggaatggcaaggagcagagtgggggatgaagggaagaggggtgactgaataaactgccagcgtaccaggcgtcagTAACTGCactgcaagcccaccagccatgagtaagtgaactgccagcccacgagtcgtgagtaagtgaactgttagcccaccagctgtaagtgactgaactgccagcccaccagccgtaaatgattgaactgccagcccaataatctattcagtccaccctctcccccttctctctcacagtctgtcacccgttttgggcagaatttctggcagtttctcagctgccagcctggcaggtctgagtgactgtactgccaggcctcagtgactgagctgctagcccaataatccattcgacccacaatgtcaatactagccctctggaaacaaataccttcggcccacaacacccatactagtgcaacagaaagcccccccccccccccccccccccccccccccacactggcgagcaatattggaattggtggtgagccggaatattgctttgggtgaccagcccaactggtcccacttagtctagtacattatAAATGTGTGAATGTGGTTTAGCCACTGCACCCTTCACTTGATCCCGATCCATTTACAATACAGACTGCGAGTGAATTAATTATCTGATAGGAGTTTCTGGGAATGTAACCTCCCATTAATTTCACCTGGTAGCCATTCGAAACAAATACGATTCATGGAACATAACAGCGGTTGGATTTTTATGCAAAGGGGATTAGGTTATGGACAGGTTATTATTCATAAACCGGGGTCAAATCCTCACTTAGGTGTAAAAGTTGGTTCAGTGAAAGGACCGAGAACCTGTAGTGATCTTGATAAGAAGAGATTTCAGGGGACTTACAACACAGGAGGTTACAGTTAATACATCATGTTCACCACAGCAATTAAACCACATCAACAGCAGTACCTTGTTCATATTAGTCTGCTCTATATGTAACGTTGTGGGTGAAATATTTGGAGACAGAGACAAGCTGAGAGGGAATAAGAAGATAAAGTTTCCGTGTCAGTGTAGAGGACGGGAACGTAACAGCGACACCAGGACTGTGAGAAAAACCGCAACATTTAGAACTCAatggaggaggacaaaggggttaattaagagggtgcAAAAAGAGCATGAATGAAAGCTTGCGGGAATATAAAAacagactgtaaaagcttcttgagATATGTAAATAGTATCAGATTAGTGAACACAAATATAGGTCCCTAACATGCAGAgacagatgaatttataatggtgaaacaaggaaatgactgaacagttaaatgagttctTTAGTTCTGTCGTCActatggaagacacaaacaatctcccagaaatactaggggaccgaggatttaatgagaggaaggaactgaaactaattcacattagtcaagaaatggtgttagtaaactgttgggactggaaGCAAATAAATCCCCACGGCCTGATGGTCGACATCCCAGCGTACTCAAGGAGGTGTTCcccagaaatcatggatgcattggtgatcattttacaatttTCACTCGACTCTGAATCAGTTCCTTGTACTGGAGGGTAGACACTGTAACTACACTtttttggatgttttcaagagagagttagattttgctcgtaGGGCTGAaataattaagggatatgggggaaaaagccgaaactgggtactgattttagatgatcagccgtgatcataatgaatggtggtgctggctcgaagatccGAATGGCCTTGTGCTGcacctttttctatgtttctcactttaggtagccccggcttctctttctctctatccctcccccacacaagacgCACTAGCTTCTTAGCTAGGAATGGCCTGTTACTTTTATCATTGtttctattttgcatatctttcattcattgttctttacctttccatatcgcttgtttcccttttccctaaccagcctgaagaagggtcttgacttgaaacgtcaacctctccagaaatgctgcctgtgccactgagttgctccagctttttgtgtctatggactgggcagtgttcatccaTTTGTCCAATCATCTTTGATTCTggtcgttcaagttgctgaaccaggccatgatgcgatTATAGAAATTAAATAACGTATTTGTTGGCATACAGAATTTCCCCAGACTTAGAAGTAGAAACATTGATGCACTTTCTttctgattgcatcaatgtgctggggccaggacagatcttcagaaatatgcatgcccaggaatttgatacagttgcatatggatgtgcagagactcagttccctgagcttggtcTTGGACTGTGGCTGATTTCCCTTTGTCCATCTCCTTGCTGTCAGTGCTGGAGCTGTACTGGGCAGTCTCCATGCAGTTCTGAGATGGTTTGTGCAGGTCTGTGCCCTTACAGTGTTGGGAGTGGCTGGTGCAAATCTCTCAGACCACAGGCTGTGTGGTCTGTACTGGGCTGTGACTTCACAGTGTAGTGCAGGGGGTGTTCCTGTCTTTATCTGTACACGAGGGGTTGGTGTTGGAAATCTGTTGCCCCACAGGGAAGTGTGAGGTCCATGTAATTACATTATTGTGCGGTGTGATGGTCAAATAGTGTGTTTTCCAGGCCTGTCTCCTTGCAGTACAGTGCAGGGAAGTTTTATTGTTTCctgttggtacacgtgacaataataaacctaaatcttttTAATTCACACAGTGAGTGCCAGTCATCTGTCATTGTATAAAATACAAGTCATAAAgtgatagagctgtacagcatggaaaccttgtccataccaactaagttgacatattgggctagtctcttttacctacttttggcccatatccctctaaaaccttcctggccttgtatctgtccaaatgtcataattgtatccgcTCCTATAGATtcttctggaagctcattcaagtttgtggacgacactcTGAATAAAAGTGTTGCCCTGAGGTTTCTCttatgattaggaacagtcaacattggatttgtgcctggaaggtcatgtttgactaatcttcttgaattttttgaagaggttactggggaaattgacgagggtaaagcagtggatgttgtctatatggactttagtaaggcctttgacaaggttcctcatggaaggttggttaagaagattcaactgttgggtataaatgcaggagtagcaagatggattcaacagtggctgaatgggagacgccagagggtaatggtggatggttgtttgtcgggttggaggcaggtgactagtggcggtgcctcagggatctgtgttgggtcctttgttctttgtcatgtacatcaatgatctggatgaaggtgtggtaaattgcattagtaagtatgcagataccaagatagggggtgttgtggataatgaagaggatttccaaagtcgacagagtgatttaggccatttggaagaatgggctgaaagatggcagatggagtttaatgctgataaatgtgaggtgctacaccttggcaggacaaatcaaaataggacgtacatggtaaatggtagggaattgaagaatgcagttgaacagagggatctgggaataaccgtgcatagttccttgaaggtggaatctcatatagatagggtggtaaagaaagcttttgatatgctagcctttataaatcagaccattgagtatagaagctgggatgtaatgttaaaattgtagaaggcattggtgagaccaaatctggagtatggtgtacaattttggtcgccaaattataggaaggatgtcaacaaaatagagagagtacagaggagatttattagaatgttgccttggtttcaacaattaagttacagagaaaggttgaataagttaggtctttattctctggag
Above is a window of Amblyraja radiata isolate CabotCenter1 chromosome 45, sAmbRad1.1.pri, whole genome shotgun sequence DNA encoding:
- the LOC116968513 gene encoding histone H2B-like, with amino-acid sequence MPDPAKTKDAVGALPKTAAKKETAAKKGAKKALPKSAVKGGKKRRRSRKESYSIYIYKVMKQVHPDTGISSKAMGIMNSFVNDIFERIAGEASRLAHYNKRATISSREIQTAVRLLLPGELAKHAVSEGTKAVTKYTSSK
- the LOC116968563 gene encoding histone H2AX-like, with the protein product MSGRGKTSGKARAKAKSRSSRAGLQFPVGRVHRHLRKGNYAQRVGAGAPVYLAAVLEYLTAEILELAGNAARDNKKSRIIPRHLQLAVRNDEELNKLLGGVTIAQGGVLPNIQAVLLPKKTGAAGK